The following coding sequences lie in one Streptomyces albofaciens JCM 4342 genomic window:
- a CDS encoding S1 family peptidase: MFSLKSSRRTVARTAAVALAGAACAAMMSGSAEAIVNGGNSTQRYPFMVSIPVTGVDDPTFQGVCGGSLIDAKWVLTAAHCVDPRLVTLDGTVRIGSEWKRSGGTVRSIAQTVSHPGYKNGENIVANRDDIALIRLDRAVSEKPIRIAGTPGRPGTPTRLLGFGTVDDTAPDPAKGVFPNRLQELDTRRAAVSECAPGYANSTRLCTVSQVPKAMACHGDSGGPQIRRDRKGRWQLIGVTSGPGAPGVRCSEGPGLYTSAPAYAGWIHKTVSRDG, encoded by the coding sequence GTGTTCAGCCTGAAGTCCTCACGCCGCACGGTGGCGCGCACCGCCGCGGTGGCCCTGGCGGGCGCGGCGTGCGCCGCCATGATGTCCGGCAGCGCCGAAGCCATCGTCAACGGCGGGAATTCCACGCAGCGCTACCCGTTCATGGTGTCGATCCCGGTGACGGGTGTGGACGACCCCACTTTCCAGGGGGTCTGCGGGGGATCGCTGATCGACGCGAAGTGGGTGCTCACCGCGGCGCACTGCGTGGACCCGAGGCTCGTCACGCTGGACGGCACCGTCCGGATCGGCAGCGAGTGGAAGAGGTCCGGGGGCACGGTGCGGTCCATCGCGCAGACGGTGTCCCACCCGGGCTACAAGAACGGCGAGAACATCGTTGCCAACCGCGACGACATCGCTCTGATCCGCCTGGACCGCGCGGTCTCCGAGAAGCCCATTCGCATCGCCGGCACCCCGGGGCGGCCCGGCACTCCGACCCGGCTGCTGGGCTTCGGCACCGTCGACGACACCGCCCCCGATCCCGCCAAGGGAGTCTTCCCCAACCGGCTCCAGGAACTCGACACACGCAGGGCGGCGGTCTCCGAGTGCGCGCCGGGTTACGCGAACAGCACCCGCCTGTGCACGGTCAGCCAGGTGCCGAAGGCCATGGCGTGCCACGGTGACTCGGGCGGCCCCCAGATCCGGCGGGACCGGAAGGGACGCTGGCAACTCATCGGCGTCACCTCGGGCCCGGGCGCCCCGGGCGTGCGATGCAGCGAGGGCCCGGGGCTCTACACCAGCGCGCCCGCCTACGCGGGCTGGATCCACAAGACGGTGAGCCGCGACGGCTGA
- a CDS encoding amidase family protein, producing MVKRRIAALMAVLVTGSLVTGIPEPRAEAAVPGGGAAPPAGPATALGVDLDTVTIPELQDRMEDGSLTSAALTRAYLRRIEAVDPKINAVLRTDPTALRQAAASDARHRRGDTLGPLDGIPVLVKDNVNTRGLLSTAGSLALAGRPPAQDATLVTRLRQAGAVILGKTNLSEWANFRSTKPTSGWSAVGGQTRNPYVLDRNPCGSSSGSAAALAASLSQVAIGTETDGSIVCPAGMNGVAGLKPSLGVVSGDGVVPISAEQDTAGPMARNVTDVALTLAALSGDSTRYGASSKGGDGTGSAGGLRGKRIGLWRLPELGPEVDAVMTRTAAKLRAAGAQVVEVTPPYQKRLAELEFPALLSEFHRDIDAYLATREGPRDLAGLIEFTRSHPAERTCFPGQELFEQALAAPPTTDPKYRAMRAELKDLSRRSIDETLAAHRLDAIAAPTNPPAWTTDCARGDNDVIPSSTPAAVAGYPSLSVPAGSVGELPVGVLLTAGNHQDAALLALGAAVEHRLDAWKAPRYLPTTGGGGGR from the coding sequence ATGGTGAAGAGGAGAATTGCCGCACTGATGGCCGTGCTGGTCACGGGTTCTCTGGTCACGGGCATACCGGAGCCGCGCGCGGAGGCCGCCGTGCCGGGCGGCGGCGCTGCGCCGCCCGCCGGTCCGGCCACCGCGCTCGGAGTCGATCTCGACACCGTGACGATTCCGGAGCTGCAGGACCGCATGGAGGACGGTTCCCTGACGTCCGCCGCCCTGACCCGCGCGTATCTGCGCCGCATCGAGGCCGTCGATCCGAAGATCAACGCGGTGCTGCGGACCGACCCGACCGCCCTGCGCCAGGCCGCCGCCAGCGACGCCCGGCACCGGCGCGGCGACACGCTCGGGCCGCTGGACGGCATCCCCGTCCTGGTCAAGGACAACGTGAACACCCGCGGCCTGCTCTCGACGGCGGGCTCGCTCGCACTCGCCGGCAGGCCGCCGGCCCAAGACGCCACGCTGGTGACCCGGCTGCGCCAGGCCGGCGCGGTGATCCTCGGCAAGACCAATCTGTCGGAGTGGGCCAACTTCCGTTCCACCAAGCCGACATCGGGGTGGTCGGCGGTCGGCGGGCAGACCCGCAACCCGTACGTGCTGGACCGCAACCCGTGCGGCTCGTCCTCCGGTTCGGCCGCCGCGCTCGCCGCGTCGCTGTCGCAGGTGGCGATCGGCACCGAGACGGACGGCTCGATCGTGTGCCCGGCCGGGATGAACGGGGTGGCCGGCCTCAAGCCCAGCCTCGGGGTGGTCAGCGGGGACGGCGTGGTACCGATCTCCGCCGAGCAGGACACCGCGGGGCCGATGGCCCGCAACGTGACCGATGTGGCGCTCACCCTCGCGGCGCTCAGCGGCGACAGCACGCGGTACGGGGCCTCCTCCAAAGGCGGGGACGGGACCGGGAGTGCCGGCGGGCTGCGCGGCAAGCGGATCGGGCTGTGGCGGCTGCCGGAACTCGGCCCCGAGGTGGACGCCGTCATGACCCGTACGGCGGCGAAGCTGCGCGCGGCGGGAGCCCAGGTCGTCGAGGTGACACCGCCGTACCAGAAGCGCCTCGCCGAGCTGGAGTTCCCGGCCCTGCTGAGCGAGTTCCACCGGGACATCGACGCCTACCTCGCCACCCGCGAGGGCCCCCGCGACCTCGCCGGGCTCATCGAGTTCACCCGGAGCCACCCGGCCGAGCGGACCTGCTTCCCCGGCCAGGAGCTGTTCGAGCAGGCGCTCGCCGCGCCGCCCACCACGGACCCCAAGTACCGGGCGATGCGCGCCGAGCTGAAGGATCTCTCCCGGCGCTCCATCGACGAGACCCTGGCCGCACACCGGCTGGACGCCATCGCCGCCCCCACGAACCCGCCCGCCTGGACGACCGACTGCGCGCGGGGTGACAACGACGTGATCCCGTCCTCCACGCCCGCGGCCGTGGCCGGTTACCCGTCACTGTCCGTGCCGGCCGGCTCCGTGGGCGAACTGCCCGTCGGCGTGCTCCTGACCGCCGGGAACCATCAGGACGCCGCGCTGCTGGCCCTGGGGGCCGCGGTGGAGCACCGGCTGGATGCCTGGAAGGCGCCGCGCTATCTGCCGACGACCGGGGGTGGCGGCGGCCGGTGA
- a CDS encoding DegT/DnrJ/EryC1/StrS family aminotransferase has product MDRSYVVPWGKRGSILAEAEVSVLRELIHEDTPLSMGGRRERFERSFAETVGSTHAISVTSGTVALELAIRMLDLEPGDEVIATPQTYQATVQPLLDYDVRVRFCDIDPDTLNIDASAVEALVTPRTKALLLVHYGGCPAEMDAIMALARRHGFLVLEDCAHALGARYRGRAPGALADIATFSFQNAKNITTLGEGGMVTCDRDDWAVRLDRLRSNDIDAEIVRSDLSDTVEPIVLPWMKYATPVYSDSVRRLRRAGTNATMSEAAAAVGQVQLGRLAATGATRRAIAARLDEVISRYPFVRAQSAPAHSVHAHHLYTCFADRQELRDQLVLGLDRRGVEIQLRYFPQHLLPEWRHRGHLRGECPVAERLWFDQHLNLPCHPRLTPSQVDYLVDALDESLAELNGGAAAPLASATAHLGR; this is encoded by the coding sequence ATGGACCGGAGCTATGTCGTGCCCTGGGGCAAGCGGGGCAGCATCTTGGCCGAGGCCGAGGTGTCCGTACTGAGGGAACTCATCCACGAGGACACGCCGCTGTCGATGGGCGGCCGGCGGGAACGTTTCGAGCGCTCCTTCGCCGAGACGGTCGGCAGCACGCACGCGATCTCCGTGACCAGCGGAACGGTCGCCCTGGAGCTGGCCATCCGCATGCTCGACCTGGAGCCCGGCGACGAGGTCATCGCCACCCCGCAGACCTATCAGGCGACCGTGCAGCCGCTGCTCGACTACGACGTACGGGTCCGGTTCTGCGACATCGACCCGGACACCCTCAACATCGACGCGTCCGCCGTCGAAGCGCTGGTCACCCCGCGCACCAAGGCCCTGCTGCTGGTGCACTACGGCGGCTGCCCGGCCGAGATGGACGCCATCATGGCGCTGGCCCGACGGCACGGCTTCCTCGTCCTGGAGGACTGCGCGCACGCGCTGGGGGCCCGTTACCGGGGACGGGCCCCCGGGGCCCTGGCCGACATCGCCACCTTCAGCTTCCAGAACGCCAAGAACATCACCACCCTCGGCGAGGGCGGCATGGTCACCTGCGACCGGGACGACTGGGCCGTACGGCTGGACCGGCTGCGCTCCAACGACATCGACGCCGAGATCGTCCGGTCCGACCTGAGCGACACGGTCGAGCCGATCGTCCTGCCGTGGATGAAGTACGCCACGCCCGTCTACAGCGACTCCGTACGGCGGCTGCGCCGGGCCGGGACGAACGCGACGATGTCGGAGGCCGCCGCGGCCGTCGGGCAGGTCCAGCTCGGCCGGCTGGCGGCCACCGGCGCCACCCGGCGCGCGATCGCCGCCCGGCTGGACGAGGTGATCTCCCGCTACCCGTTCGTGCGGGCCCAGTCGGCGCCCGCGCACAGCGTGCACGCCCACCACCTCTACACCTGCTTCGCCGACCGCCAGGAACTGCGCGACCAGCTCGTACTGGGTCTCGACCGCAGGGGAGTCGAGATCCAGCTGCGCTACTTCCCGCAGCACCTGCTGCCCGAGTGGCGCCACCGCGGCCACCTGCGCGGCGAGTGCCCGGTCGCCGAACGCCTGTGGTTCGACCAGCACCTCAACCTGCCCTGCCACCCCCGGCTCACGCCCTCCCAGGTGGACTACCTCGTCGACGCCCTGGACGAGTCGCTGGCCGAGCTGAACGGCGGCGCCGCGGCCCCGCTGGCGTCGGCCACGGCGCACCTCGGCCGGTAG
- a CDS encoding streptomycin biosynthesis protein, which translates to MPWEEGLPAGPPPGPAAGPAGDDVRTHLPAPPPARREPVTVRISALDLSGSPRLAGCDVAHVRALAEADPAGLPPIFVHRATMRVLDGAHRVRAVILRGGSEISAELFRGTEQEGFVHAVRANAAHGLPLTTADRKAAARRILRDFPYCSDRSLAEVAGLSAKTIAGLRRRSSADGPRLNTARLGRDGRVRPASTAEGRLRAGRILRENPTAPLREVARRAGISLGTAQDVSRRLRNGRDLLPVQQGEAAAAVRRIEVHSRTADAVAEPGGARRRGAPGEVPLERLPFLRQDVALRSTNTGRALLRLLIAQEAVLADGDRLAAEVPPHCLPALAETARACGRLWAEFAESLARREPAE; encoded by the coding sequence ATGCCCTGGGAAGAGGGACTGCCGGCCGGGCCGCCGCCCGGGCCCGCCGCCGGGCCGGCGGGCGACGACGTGCGCACCCACCTGCCGGCGCCGCCCCCGGCCCGGCGCGAGCCGGTGACCGTACGTATCAGCGCGCTGGACCTGTCGGGCTCGCCGCGGCTCGCGGGCTGCGACGTGGCGCACGTACGGGCCCTCGCCGAGGCGGACCCGGCCGGGCTGCCGCCGATCTTCGTGCACCGCGCCACGATGCGGGTGCTCGACGGCGCCCACCGGGTCCGGGCGGTGATCCTGCGCGGCGGGTCCGAGATCAGCGCGGAGCTCTTCCGGGGCACGGAACAGGAGGGGTTCGTGCACGCCGTACGGGCCAACGCCGCGCACGGGCTGCCGCTGACCACGGCGGACCGCAAGGCCGCGGCCCGGCGCATCCTGCGGGACTTCCCCTACTGCTCGGACCGGTCGCTGGCGGAGGTCGCCGGGCTGTCCGCGAAGACCATCGCCGGGCTGCGCCGGCGTTCGAGCGCGGACGGTCCGCGGTTGAACACCGCGCGGCTCGGGCGGGACGGCCGGGTGCGCCCGGCCAGTACGGCCGAAGGACGGCTGCGCGCCGGGCGGATCCTCCGCGAGAACCCCACGGCGCCCTTGCGGGAGGTCGCGCGGCGGGCCGGAATCTCCCTGGGTACCGCGCAGGACGTCAGCCGGCGCCTGCGCAACGGCCGGGACCTGCTGCCCGTACAGCAGGGCGAGGCCGCCGCGGCCGTCCGGCGGATCGAGGTGCACAGCCGCACCGCCGACGCCGTGGCGGAACCCGGTGGCGCCCGCCGCCGCGGCGCCCCGGGCGAAGTCCCCCTGGAGCGGCTGCCGTTCCTGCGGCAGGACGTCGCGCTGCGGTCCACGAACACCGGCCGGGCCCTGCTGCGGCTGCTGATCGCCCAGGAAGCCGTGCTCGCCGACGGCGACCGGCTGGCCGCCGAGGTTCCGCCGCACTGCCTCCCGGCGCTGGCGGAGACGGCCCGTGCCTGCGGGCGGCTGTGGGCGGAGTTCGCCGAGAGCCTGGCCCGCCGCGAACCGGCGGAGTGA
- a CDS encoding acyl carrier protein: MNEVLRALSDIGLDAALLDEAGPDVRLRAELGLDSVETTDLQLELKKRFGVEIDLWDQEDYTLGQLADRIAPAGSPS, from the coding sequence ATGAACGAGGTCCTGCGGGCCCTGTCGGACATAGGGCTGGACGCGGCCCTGCTCGACGAGGCGGGCCCGGACGTCAGGCTGCGCGCCGAACTGGGGCTGGACTCCGTCGAGACGACGGACCTCCAGCTGGAACTGAAGAAGCGGTTCGGTGTGGAGATCGACCTGTGGGACCAGGAGGACTACACGCTCGGCCAGCTGGCCGACCGCATCGCCCCCGCCGGGAGCCCGTCATGA
- a CDS encoding (2,3-dihydroxybenzoyl)adenylate synthase, translated as MTVTGRTAPAAPTARAPLDPMVPAIDPGRAARYRAAGVWTDELVGARIAERCRTAPDRCAVVDGERRTTYGELGHAVRAAAGRLRGLGIGPGDRVGVQLSNSTEYVVLVLALLEIGAPPVLVLPAFRAHELDHIVSVTRPVALAVERGTRRSDALATARGLAARHPGLRHLLVRGADPGDADGTWVDLTELCRPEPGASGPVPPPPEAPGAAPHDAAVFLLSSGTTGLPKAIARTHEGYGYMIRTATVLAGVTERTVNLVVMPAEHGFVMNCPGLLGTLSAGGTAVLTTPASPRRALELIERERVTHSTLVPTLALQWIAAARERTYDLSSLEVIQVGGARPSADMAAGLREVLGATVQQCYGMSEGLLCYTRLDDPVATADGTQGAPASPLDEVRVVDADGAEVAAGEMGELLTRGPYTVAGYYRNADATASSFTADGFYRTGDLVRLDARGNVLVEGRVRDVINRGGEKISAEELEQIARQHPGIADAAGVAMPHPLYGEAVCLYAVPAAGAAAAGEDLDLRAVRRFLEDRGLARYKFPERLEIVAALPLTGIGKIDKAALREDIAARLAAGT; from the coding sequence ATGACCGTGACCGGCCGAACGGCCCCCGCCGCCCCCACCGCCCGCGCCCCGCTCGACCCGATGGTCCCCGCCATCGATCCCGGACGCGCCGCCCGCTACCGGGCCGCGGGCGTGTGGACGGACGAACTCGTCGGCGCCCGCATCGCCGAACGTTGCCGCACCGCCCCGGACCGCTGCGCCGTGGTCGACGGCGAGCGCCGGACGACGTACGGGGAACTCGGCCACGCCGTACGGGCCGCCGCCGGACGGCTGCGCGGGCTCGGCATCGGCCCCGGCGACCGGGTGGGCGTGCAGCTGTCCAACAGCACCGAATACGTCGTGCTGGTGCTCGCCCTGCTGGAGATCGGCGCCCCGCCGGTCCTCGTCCTCCCGGCGTTCCGCGCCCACGAACTCGACCACATCGTCTCCGTCACCCGCCCGGTCGCGCTGGCCGTCGAACGCGGCACCCGCAGGTCCGACGCGCTCGCCACCGCCCGCGGCCTCGCCGCCCGGCACCCGGGCCTGCGCCACCTGCTGGTCCGCGGCGCGGACCCGGGCGACGCCGACGGCACATGGGTGGATCTCACCGAGCTGTGCCGCCCGGAGCCCGGCGCGAGCGGCCCGGTGCCGCCCCCGCCCGAGGCGCCCGGCGCCGCGCCCCACGACGCCGCCGTCTTCCTGCTCTCCAGCGGCACCACCGGCCTTCCCAAGGCCATCGCCCGCACCCACGAGGGCTACGGCTACATGATCCGGACGGCGACCGTCCTCGCCGGGGTCACCGAGCGCACCGTCAACCTCGTCGTGATGCCCGCCGAACACGGCTTCGTCATGAACTGCCCCGGCCTGCTGGGCACCCTGTCCGCGGGCGGCACGGCCGTCCTGACCACGCCCGCCAGCCCCCGGCGCGCCCTGGAGCTGATCGAACGCGAGCGGGTCACCCACAGCACCCTGGTGCCGACACTGGCCCTCCAGTGGATCGCCGCGGCCCGCGAGCGGACGTACGACCTGTCGAGCCTGGAGGTGATCCAGGTGGGCGGCGCCCGGCCGTCCGCCGACATGGCCGCCGGGCTGCGCGAGGTCCTGGGCGCCACGGTCCAGCAGTGCTACGGCATGAGCGAGGGCCTGCTCTGCTACACCCGCCTGGACGATCCCGTGGCGACGGCCGACGGCACCCAGGGCGCCCCCGCGTCCCCCCTCGACGAGGTCCGGGTCGTGGACGCGGACGGCGCCGAAGTGGCGGCCGGGGAGATGGGGGAGCTGCTGACCCGCGGCCCGTACACCGTCGCCGGCTATTACCGCAACGCCGACGCCACGGCCTCCTCCTTCACCGCCGACGGCTTCTACCGCACCGGCGACCTGGTCCGCCTCGACGCGCGGGGCAACGTCCTGGTCGAGGGCCGGGTGCGGGACGTCATCAACCGCGGCGGCGAGAAGATCTCCGCCGAGGAACTGGAACAGATCGCCCGGCAGCACCCGGGCATCGCCGACGCGGCAGGCGTCGCCATGCCGCATCCGCTGTACGGCGAGGCGGTGTGCCTCTACGCGGTGCCCGCCGCCGGTGCGGCAGCGGCGGGGGAGGACCTGGACCTGCGCGCGGTACGGCGGTTCCTGGAGGACCGCGGACTGGCCCGCTACAAGTTCCCCGAACGGCTGGAAATCGTGGCCGCGCTGCCGCTGACCGGCATCGGAAAGATCGACAAGGCCGCGCTGCGCGAGGACATCGCCGCCCGGCTCGCCGCCGGGACCTGA
- a CDS encoding thioesterase II family protein, whose translation MSDTARSAWVKRLPGAEPAGHHLVCFPHAGGGAAFFRPWRETLPPATELLVVQYPGREDRLQEPFAETVEEVVEGVSAQLTAELGGGPVTFFGHSMGALVAYEVARHWERLGLPGPDRLVVSGQYAPGELPPQDVHERDDDGVLEVVERLGGAVSDVRRSPELKAFVAASTRADYRMLDGYAPFDGEPVAAALTALCGRDDPAVSPEDVARWRDFTTGPFEQLHFPGGHFYLRDGRQAVISALVGALPHATGQYT comes from the coding sequence ATGAGCGACACGGCCCGCTCCGCCTGGGTCAAGCGCCTCCCCGGCGCCGAGCCCGCCGGCCACCACCTGGTCTGCTTCCCGCACGCGGGCGGCGGCGCCGCCTTCTTCCGGCCGTGGCGGGAGACGCTGCCGCCCGCCACCGAACTGCTGGTGGTCCAGTACCCCGGCCGCGAGGACCGGCTCCAGGAGCCCTTCGCCGAGACCGTGGAGGAGGTCGTGGAGGGCGTCTCCGCGCAGCTGACCGCCGAACTCGGCGGCGGCCCGGTCACCTTCTTCGGGCACAGCATGGGCGCCCTGGTCGCCTACGAAGTGGCCCGCCACTGGGAGCGGCTGGGCCTGCCCGGACCGGACCGGCTGGTCGTCTCCGGCCAGTACGCGCCCGGCGAACTGCCGCCCCAGGACGTCCACGAACGGGACGACGACGGGGTCCTGGAGGTGGTGGAGCGGCTCGGCGGCGCCGTCTCCGACGTCCGCCGCAGCCCCGAACTCAAGGCGTTCGTCGCCGCGTCGACGCGCGCCGACTACCGGATGCTGGACGGCTACGCGCCCTTCGACGGCGAACCCGTCGCCGCCGCGCTGACCGCCCTGTGCGGGCGCGACGACCCGGCGGTCTCCCCGGAGGACGTCGCCCGCTGGCGCGACTTCACCACCGGCCCCTTCGAGCAGCTGCACTTCCCCGGCGGTCACTTCTACCTCCGGGACGGCCGGCAGGCCGTGATCTCCGCGCTCGTCGGAGCGCTTCCGCATGCCACCGGGCAGTACACCTAA